One Luteibacter aegosomaticola genomic window carries:
- a CDS encoding tRNA-binding protein, whose product MTELIEWDDFTKVVMVAGTVTRAEAFPEAKRPAYRIWVDFGPLGERKTSAKVTGVYAPEDLVGKQIIGVVNFPEKQIGPVRSQFLLTGFHTDEGVVIATTERTVPNGTRLA is encoded by the coding sequence ATGACCGAACTGATTGAGTGGGATGACTTCACCAAGGTGGTGATGGTGGCCGGCACGGTGACCCGCGCCGAAGCCTTTCCCGAGGCAAAGCGCCCGGCCTACCGCATCTGGGTGGACTTTGGCCCGCTGGGCGAGCGTAAGACCAGCGCAAAGGTCACCGGCGTCTACGCGCCCGAAGATCTCGTGGGCAAGCAGATCATCGGCGTCGTCAATTTCCCCGAGAAACAGATCGGCCCCGTCCGTTCGCAGTTCCTGCTGACCGGCTTCCACACCGACGAGGGCGTCGTCATCGCCACGACGGAACGCACCGTGCCCAACGGCACGCGGCTGGCGTGA
- a CDS encoding YaiI/YqxD family protein, translating to MNIWVDADACPNVIKDILFRAAEREQVEVTLVANQWIRTPASKFIRSIQVPGGFDVADDEIVRRVQPGDLVVTQDIPLASFAIEKGALALHPRGELFTRDTIAARLSMRNFMEELRGAGVDTGGPAAMHPRDRQNFANELDKWLARRRSQAGSR from the coding sequence ATGAATATCTGGGTCGATGCCGACGCCTGCCCCAACGTCATCAAGGACATCCTGTTCCGCGCCGCGGAGCGCGAACAGGTCGAGGTCACCCTGGTCGCGAACCAGTGGATCCGCACGCCTGCCTCGAAGTTCATCCGCTCCATCCAGGTGCCGGGGGGCTTCGACGTCGCCGATGATGAAATCGTCCGGCGCGTGCAGCCGGGCGACCTCGTGGTCACGCAGGACATCCCGCTGGCCTCGTTCGCGATCGAGAAAGGCGCCCTCGCCCTGCACCCTCGCGGCGAGCTGTTCACCCGCGACACCATCGCGGCGCGGCTTTCCATGCGCAACTTTATGGAAGAACTGCGCGGCGCGGGCGTGGACACCGGTGGCCCGGCGGCCATGCATCCGCGCGACCGGCAGAACTTCGCCAACGAGCTCGATAAGTGGCTGGCGCGGCGGCGCAGCCAGGCCGGTAGCCGGTAG
- a CDS encoding DUF3772 domain-containing protein — protein MRILRILLISLLLVATGTAFGQDGDAAATPAQQLDDLRGQLDSVEKAMKAADVTDGQIDDLRAQANDVGSKSQKVSSSLQSGRDAAKARVDQLGPVPTGGAKEPPEVVQARKDAQKAFDAVDGQIKQADAMALEATQTANALSDLRRTRFQERISRQSYSPLSRPFWSEPAKAFPRDSANVRDFASQAQADIANSWTNGNRAALISCILVGLLLMTAVRYWIESRVRSLTANRMPPGRLRRSALIVGITLTSALTTGIGTQLFYVGLNWRDTFSDETNEVAKAIVHLVFFGAFIAGLGRALISAKRPSWRLPAISDETALSLRRFPMLFSLAVVVFYFLRVLNRVIGTSLAAEVLTSSLQAVVLTLLTALALIRLSRTHEAPEEGSTEPPRPVWASLFIAAAWVAIVASWIGLLSGFIAFASWMAGQVVWTLIVISATYLAMRLVDDLFETLLSEKGPMSARAQALFGTHPKLLDQAGVLLSGVSRLALFLFGLTAVISGFGAGTSDIIDLASKVQQLKIAGVTLQPAQILGGIGVFFAGLLAVRIVKSWMAEQYLPRTSLDPGMRTSLTTLLGYVGIVIVVSIALLSLGLSLQNIAWVASALSVGIGFGLQAIVQNFISGLILLAERPVKVGDWVVLDDAEGDIRRINVRATEIQVADRSTIIVPNSSFITKPVRNMTMANPQGRVLIKLPMPLDSDPVAIRDHVLDAMREHQGVAETPAPSVTLDSIDRAAMTFSITCYVGSPRDVGGVKSDLLFEIIARLRGADIPLLRPQDLVLRSGGNMGDLIGPTGAGAPKASTDPES, from the coding sequence ATGCGCATACTGAGAATCCTCTTAATCTCCCTGCTCCTCGTGGCCACGGGCACCGCCTTCGGCCAGGACGGGGACGCCGCCGCCACGCCGGCCCAACAGCTGGACGATCTGCGAGGCCAGCTCGATAGCGTCGAGAAGGCCATGAAGGCTGCGGACGTCACCGACGGCCAGATCGACGACCTGCGTGCCCAGGCCAACGACGTCGGCAGCAAATCCCAGAAAGTCTCCAGCTCGCTGCAGAGCGGCCGCGACGCCGCCAAGGCCCGTGTCGACCAGCTTGGCCCCGTGCCCACCGGCGGCGCGAAGGAGCCGCCGGAGGTCGTTCAGGCCCGCAAGGACGCGCAGAAGGCCTTTGATGCCGTCGATGGCCAGATCAAGCAAGCCGACGCCATGGCCCTCGAAGCCACGCAAACGGCCAACGCGCTATCCGACCTGCGCCGCACGCGCTTCCAGGAACGGATCTCCCGTCAGAGCTATTCGCCACTGTCCCGCCCCTTCTGGTCGGAACCCGCCAAGGCGTTTCCGCGCGACTCGGCCAACGTGCGCGATTTCGCCAGCCAGGCCCAGGCGGATATCGCGAACAGCTGGACGAACGGCAACCGTGCGGCACTGATCAGCTGCATCCTCGTCGGCCTGCTGCTGATGACCGCGGTGCGCTACTGGATCGAGTCGCGCGTACGCAGCCTTACAGCGAACCGCATGCCGCCCGGGCGCCTGCGTCGTTCGGCGCTCATTGTCGGCATCACGCTCACGTCGGCGCTCACCACCGGCATTGGCACACAGTTGTTCTATGTGGGCCTGAACTGGCGAGACACCTTCAGCGATGAAACCAACGAGGTGGCGAAGGCCATCGTGCACCTGGTGTTCTTCGGCGCGTTCATCGCCGGGCTCGGCCGCGCGCTGATTTCGGCAAAGCGGCCTTCGTGGCGCTTGCCGGCGATCTCTGACGAAACCGCACTGAGCCTGCGCCGCTTCCCCATGCTGTTCTCGCTGGCGGTGGTGGTCTTCTACTTCCTGCGCGTGCTTAACCGCGTCATCGGTACCAGCCTGGCTGCGGAAGTACTGACCAGCAGCCTGCAGGCCGTCGTACTCACCTTGCTCACCGCCCTCGCCCTCATCCGTCTCAGCCGCACGCACGAAGCGCCGGAGGAAGGCAGCACCGAACCGCCGCGCCCGGTGTGGGCCAGCCTGTTCATTGCCGCCGCATGGGTTGCCATCGTCGCCTCGTGGATCGGCCTGCTCAGCGGGTTCATCGCGTTCGCCTCGTGGATGGCCGGCCAGGTCGTATGGACCCTGATCGTGATCTCCGCGACGTATCTCGCCATGCGTCTGGTGGACGATCTCTTCGAGACCCTGCTTTCGGAAAAGGGCCCGATGAGCGCGCGGGCGCAAGCCCTCTTCGGCACCCATCCCAAGCTGCTCGACCAGGCCGGCGTGCTGTTGTCCGGCGTGTCGCGTCTGGCGTTGTTCCTGTTCGGCCTGACCGCCGTCATTTCCGGATTCGGCGCCGGCACCTCGGACATCATCGATCTCGCCAGCAAGGTGCAGCAGCTGAAGATCGCGGGCGTCACGCTGCAGCCGGCACAGATCCTCGGCGGCATCGGCGTGTTCTTCGCCGGCCTGCTCGCGGTGCGCATCGTGAAGAGCTGGATGGCCGAGCAATACCTGCCGCGCACCAGCCTCGACCCGGGCATGCGCACCTCGCTTACCACGCTGCTCGGCTACGTCGGCATCGTCATCGTGGTGTCCATCGCCCTGCTCTCGCTGGGCCTGTCACTGCAGAACATCGCGTGGGTCGCGTCCGCCCTCTCCGTGGGTATCGGTTTCGGTTTGCAGGCGATCGTGCAGAACTTCATCTCCGGCCTGATCCTGCTCGCGGAGCGGCCGGTGAAGGTGGGCGACTGGGTGGTGCTAGACGATGCGGAGGGTGATATCCGCCGGATCAACGTGCGCGCCACGGAAATCCAGGTGGCCGACCGCTCCACGATCATCGTGCCGAACTCGTCGTTCATCACGAAGCCCGTGCGCAACATGACCATGGCCAACCCGCAGGGCCGCGTGCTGATCAAGCTGCCGATGCCGCTGGATTCGGACCCGGTAGCCATTCGCGACCATGTCCTCGATGCGATGAGAGAGCACCAGGGCGTGGCAGAGACGCCTGCGCCTTCCGTCACGCTCGATAGCATCGACCGCGCGGCCATGACGTTCTCGATCACCTGTTACGTGGGCAGCCCACGTGATGTGGGCGGCGTGAAGAGTGACCTGCTGTTCGAGATCATCGCCCGCCTGCGTGGCGCGGATATTCCGCTGCTGCGGCCGCAGGATCTGGTGCTGCGTTCGGGCGGGAACATGGGGGACCTGATCGGGCCGACCGGGGCCGGGGCGCCCAAGGCGTCGACGGATCCCGAGAGCTGA
- a CDS encoding UBP-type zinc finger domain-containing protein → MSHSSEFINPAVPPSGAGCAECTASGDWWFHLRRCAQCGHVGCCDDSLNRHARKHYEETGHEIIQSFEPGEGWFYDYRTDEEIRGAPRLADPQAHPHDQPVPGPRGVVPRNWQAILMARNEREQLERNDRTD, encoded by the coding sequence ATGAGCCATTCGTCCGAATTCATCAACCCCGCCGTGCCGCCCAGTGGCGCCGGCTGTGCGGAGTGCACGGCTAGCGGCGACTGGTGGTTTCACCTGCGCCGCTGCGCCCAGTGCGGGCACGTCGGGTGTTGTGACGATTCACTCAACCGCCACGCCCGCAAGCATTACGAAGAGACCGGCCACGAAATCATCCAGAGCTTCGAGCCTGGCGAAGGCTGGTTCTACGATTACCGCACCGATGAAGAAATCCGCGGCGCTCCCCGCCTCGCCGATCCCCAGGCCCATCCGCACGATCAGCCCGTCCCCGGACCGAGGGGTGTTGTTCCGCGCAACTGGCAGGCGATACTGATGGCACGAAATGAGCGGGAACAGCTGGAACGCAATGACCGAACTGATTGA
- the secG gene encoding preprotein translocase subunit SecG, with amino-acid sequence MFILFSVFYILIAAAMIVLILMQRGAGAEAGSGFGGGASATVFGARGSSSFMTRATAVLATLFFLLSLGMGIYLGRTGNPQPAADLGVMSGATAPATPAANTAAPATDVPAATAPAANNEVPAPQQAANPAPASTAKK; translated from the coding sequence ATGTTCATTCTCTTCAGCGTTTTCTATATCCTGATCGCCGCAGCGATGATCGTGCTGATTCTTATGCAGCGCGGTGCAGGTGCGGAGGCAGGTTCCGGCTTCGGTGGTGGCGCGTCCGCTACCGTGTTTGGTGCACGCGGTTCGTCGAGCTTCATGACCCGTGCGACGGCGGTCCTCGCCACGTTGTTCTTCCTGTTGAGCCTCGGCATGGGTATCTACCTGGGCCGTACGGGTAATCCCCAGCCAGCGGCAGATCTCGGCGTGATGTCAGGCGCCACGGCTCCGGCAACGCCGGCGGCCAATACGGCGGCTCCGGCCACCGATGTCCCGGCAGCCACGGCTCCGGCGGCAAACAACGAAGTTCCGGCCCCGCAGCAGGCAGCCAACCCGGCACCCGCTTCGACGGCCAAGAAGTAA
- the tpiA gene encoding triose-phosphate isomerase: protein MRKKLVAGNWKMHGSRAMADKLVRDIVEDLPDGTDVLVFPPDVYLGELAERYGDRGLGFGAQNLSEHHVQGAFTGEISGAMLRDVGATWVLVGHSERRQYQHETDALLAKKFESARQAGLTPILCVGETKEEHEAGQAEAVIGRQLAAVLDHNGIEAFREAVIAYEPVWAIGTGLTATPDKVQKIHSFIRSQLAKKDANISLLTRVLYGGSVKPANAAELFAQPDVDGGLIGGAALVASDFLDICAAARR, encoded by the coding sequence ATGCGCAAGAAGCTCGTCGCCGGAAACTGGAAAATGCATGGCTCGCGTGCCATGGCCGACAAGCTCGTCCGCGACATCGTGGAAGACCTGCCGGACGGCACGGACGTGCTGGTATTCCCCCCGGATGTCTATCTGGGCGAGCTCGCCGAGCGCTATGGCGATCGCGGGCTGGGTTTCGGCGCGCAGAACCTTTCCGAACACCACGTGCAGGGCGCGTTTACCGGCGAAATCTCGGGCGCCATGCTGCGCGACGTGGGTGCCACCTGGGTGCTGGTCGGTCATTCCGAGCGCCGCCAGTACCAGCATGAAACCGACGCGCTGCTGGCGAAGAAGTTCGAATCGGCCCGCCAGGCCGGGCTTACCCCGATCCTGTGCGTTGGCGAAACGAAGGAAGAGCACGAAGCCGGGCAGGCCGAAGCGGTGATCGGCCGCCAGCTGGCCGCTGTCCTCGACCACAACGGGATCGAGGCCTTTCGCGAAGCAGTCATTGCGTATGAGCCCGTTTGGGCGATTGGCACCGGCCTGACGGCCACGCCAGACAAGGTCCAAAAAATTCATTCATTCATCCGTAGCCAATTGGCAAAAAAGGATGCTAATATCTCGCTCCTGACCCGGGTGCTTTACGGCGGGAGCGTCAAGCCGGCTAATGCAGCCGAACTTTTCGCCCAGCCGGATGTAGACGGGGGACTGATCGGTGGCGCGGCTCTCGTGGCATCCGATTTCCTGGATATATGCGCCGCGGCGCGTCGATAA
- a CDS encoding putative bifunctional diguanylate cyclase/phosphodiesterase — protein sequence MLVSSYSNVLVVFSFVVAILASYTALNMAGRVAGTRGRASLLWLVGGSFAMGLGIWAMHFVGMLAFSLPITLGYDIDLTILSLVIAVGSSAFALWLVCQNELPRRRLAVGALLMGAGISAMHYTGMAAMRMMPGVVYDPLLFSLSIVFAVLASGAALWIAFRLRRDTSRVWVARFGASLVMGCAIVGMHYTGMAAANFPEGSWCGAAVAGGIDVKYLAVVVIVVTLSVFAIALAVAMLDARASMLANSLDRANSELLQLAMHDNLTRLPNRVLLEDRLDQSIHNASKSGRRFAVLFLDLDGFKAVNDVYGHHVGDELLRDVSRRILACKRDDETVARLGGDEFVVVVDIHGPEDAAMLAEELVDLLSEPYLINGVTAHVSASVGIALYPENGRSRHDLMINADAAMYHAKEQGRRGFRFFETAMNANVHQQLKLQQDLRRALDRDEFILHYQPKLVSPNGPMVGVEALLRWNKPGEGLVPPDQFLPVAERTGLIVPIGNWVIDEACRQMRAWRDAGHDEWTVAVNVSTAQLNHAGLVDTLRDALARHGVEPRHLTVEVTESTAMRDAETSLAILNQVAALGVGISIDDFGTGYSSLLYLKQLPADELKIDRGFVTELAQGNDDEAIVAAIIALGKTLGLKIVAEGVETVEQQELLTRLGCNALQGFLLGSPVSAAELPRTVPPVPTLPTAA from the coding sequence ATGCTTGTAAGCAGTTACAGCAATGTCCTCGTCGTGTTCTCGTTCGTCGTGGCTATCCTGGCCTCGTATACGGCGCTGAACATGGCTGGTCGCGTCGCGGGTACGCGGGGGCGGGCTTCGTTGCTGTGGCTGGTGGGCGGCTCGTTCGCCATGGGCCTGGGTATCTGGGCCATGCACTTCGTGGGCATGCTGGCTTTCAGCCTGCCGATCACGCTGGGCTACGACATCGACCTGACCATCCTGTCGCTGGTGATTGCCGTGGGCTCTTCGGCATTCGCGCTATGGCTGGTCTGCCAGAACGAACTGCCGCGGCGGCGCCTCGCGGTGGGCGCGCTGCTGATGGGGGCGGGCATTTCCGCCATGCATTACACCGGCATGGCCGCGATGCGGATGATGCCGGGCGTTGTCTACGATCCGCTGCTCTTTTCGCTTTCCATTGTGTTCGCGGTGCTCGCCTCCGGCGCGGCATTGTGGATTGCCTTCCGCCTGCGTCGCGATACCAGCCGGGTGTGGGTGGCCCGTTTCGGCGCGTCGCTGGTCATGGGCTGCGCCATCGTGGGCATGCATTACACCGGCATGGCCGCGGCGAATTTCCCCGAAGGTAGCTGGTGTGGCGCGGCCGTTGCCGGCGGGATCGACGTGAAATACCTCGCCGTCGTGGTGATCGTCGTGACCCTGTCCGTGTTCGCGATTGCCCTCGCGGTGGCCATGCTGGATGCCCGCGCGAGCATGCTGGCGAATTCGTTGGATCGCGCGAATAGCGAACTCCTCCAGCTGGCGATGCACGACAACCTTACCCGCTTGCCCAATCGCGTCCTGCTCGAGGATCGTCTCGACCAATCCATCCACAACGCGTCGAAAAGCGGCCGTCGCTTCGCCGTGCTGTTCCTCGATCTGGATGGTTTCAAGGCGGTCAACGATGTTTACGGCCACCATGTCGGCGACGAATTGCTGCGTGATGTGTCGCGCCGCATCCTCGCATGCAAACGGGATGATGAGACGGTGGCCCGTCTCGGTGGCGATGAGTTCGTCGTAGTGGTCGATATCCATGGCCCGGAAGATGCGGCCATGCTGGCCGAAGAACTGGTCGACCTGCTCAGCGAGCCGTACCTGATCAACGGTGTGACGGCGCATGTCTCGGCGAGCGTCGGCATTGCGCTGTATCCCGAAAATGGCCGCAGCCGCCACGATCTGATGATCAATGCCGATGCGGCCATGTATCACGCGAAGGAGCAGGGCCGTCGTGGCTTCCGCTTCTTTGAAACCGCGATGAACGCAAACGTCCACCAGCAGCTGAAGCTGCAGCAGGACCTGCGCCGCGCGCTCGATCGTGACGAATTCATCCTGCATTACCAGCCCAAGCTGGTCTCGCCGAACGGCCCGATGGTCGGTGTCGAGGCGCTGCTGCGCTGGAACAAGCCGGGCGAAGGCCTGGTGCCCCCGGATCAGTTCCTGCCGGTGGCCGAACGCACCGGTTTGATCGTGCCCATCGGTAACTGGGTGATCGACGAGGCTTGCCGGCAGATGCGTGCATGGCGCGATGCCGGGCATGACGAATGGACGGTGGCCGTGAACGTCTCGACCGCCCAGCTCAACCACGCCGGCCTGGTGGATACGCTGCGCGATGCGCTCGCCCGGCACGGCGTGGAGCCGCGCCATCTCACCGTGGAAGTCACCGAATCCACCGCCATGCGCGATGCGGAGACGAGCCTCGCCATCCTCAACCAGGTGGCCGCGCTGGGCGTGGGTATTTCGATCGACGATTTCGGTACCGGGTACTCCAGCCTGCTTTACCTGAAGCAGCTGCCGGCGGATGAGCTCAAGATCGATCGCGGTTTCGTGACCGAACTCGCCCAGGGCAACGATGACGAAGCGATCGTCGCCGCGATCATCGCGCTCGGCAAAACGCTGGGCCTGAAGATCGTCGCCGAGGGTGTCGAAACCGTCGAGCAGCAAGAGCTGCTGACCCGGCTCGGCTGCAATGCCTTGCAGGGCTTCCTGCTCGGTAGCCCTGTGTCGGCCGCCGAGCTGCCGCGCACGGTGCCGCCAGTGCCGACGTTGCCCACGGCAGCCTGA